Genomic window (Candidatus Atribacteria bacterium):
AGTTATAGCCGCCATTAGTATTTCAAGCCCTATTTTTAGGGTAGATAAAAAGGCACAAAATAACCTAAAAGAAGCTCTTATCGAAACAAGTGCAAAAATATCCAAACAGTTGGGATATAATGGGACATTACAAAAGAGAGGAGGTGGAAAATAGAAAAAACTTTTGGTTGAAGGAAGAGGGAAGCTTTTAGAGATATTTTAATCATAATTTGAAGGAGGGTTAATTAAAATGTTAAGAAAGATACTATTTGTGTTTATTGTGTTGACATTAGTTACAACAAGTGCTTTTGCTGTTTCTGTTACAGAATTAAAATATGGTCATGCAAATGCTATTACTTATCCTTATCACTTGGCGGGCGAAGCATTTGCTAAATTTTTAAATGGAGAATCTAAAGGAAATTTAACAGTAAAAATTTATCCGCTTGGCCAATTAGGTGGAGAAAAAGACATTACTGAAGGTTTACAATTGGGAACTGTAGACTTCCAGGGAAGTTCCATTGGTGTTACTGCAACTTTTGTTCCTATTTTAGATATCCTTAATCTTCCCTTCCTATTTAAAGGACCAGATCATTTCATAAAGGTTATGGATAGTTCGCCTGGGAAAGCTCTTTTGGCCAAAGCCCAAGAGCAAGGTGAAAAAGTTGGTTTAAAGATTCTTGCCATTGCTGGTCCCATGTTTAGGGTACCCATGAATGATATTCACCCTATTGAAAAGCTTGAGGATTTTAAAGGGTTAAGAGTTCGTACTATGCAGGTTCCAATGCATATGTCAGCCTATAAAGCTCTTGGAGCTACTCCTGTTCCCCTAGCGTTTGGAGAATTATATACTGCTCTTCAAACTGGAGTGGTAGATGGAAATGAAAACGGACCAGCTACTTTAGCAGCAATGCTTTTTTATGAAGTACAAAAATATGTAAGTTATCTACCTGTGCTAAGCAATGGTGGAATATTTCTTATGAGTCTTAAAACATGGGATAAATTAGATGAAAGTCAACAGAAATTGGTTTCAGATGGAGTAAAGGCTTGGATTAAATCCATGAATGATGAGGGCTTAAAACAGGATAGAGAAGCATTAAAATTTATGGAAGAAAAAGGAACTGTAATATCTTATCCTGAAGATTTAACAACCTTTATAGAAGCAAGTAAACCGGTGTATGATGAATTTTTTGCGAATTCACCAGAAGAGTGGACACAAATTGTAAAAGATATTCAAGCTCTAGAATAATTTCTAATACCCAGGTGAGTTTAAACTTACCTGGGTACTTTTTATTAAAAAAATCAAGGATATAGAGATGTTATTTTCTTTCCTCATTAGATTATATAAATTTCTCCAGAAAACTATAAATTATTTTGTCATTCTTTTTTTTGCAATTATAGTTATTATAATAAATTTTCAGATATTTTTTAGATATATTCTAAAACAGCCATTATTTTGGTCTATGGAAATCGCTCAATTGGCTTTTATCTATCTTGCAATATTTGGAGGAGGTTTAGCTCTCGTAAATAATGAGTTCACGAAAGTAGAGTTTTTCCTTAATTTAACGTCTAAAAGAGTAGTGAAAATCCTTGATATTCTGGTAAACATTTTAATTTTTATATTCTTTATTATTGCAGGATATAAAAGTGAGGAATTAATACATCAAGCGAAAATTACTGTCAATGTTACGCCTGCTTTAGCAATTCCCATGGATAGCATCTACAGAATTCTTCAAATCGGATTTTATATTTTTGCATTTTTTGCCTTGACGAAAGTTTTTATTTTAATATCCGAAAAGAAAATTAAGGAGGCTTAACTTATATGGTAGCCTTAGTTTTTTTAGCTCTTTTATCTATTGGAGTTCCTATAGCCTTTGTTTTAGGCTTAACCAGTCTGTTTTATCTTATAAAGATAGATCTACCTTTAGTTCTAATTCCTCAACGTATTTATGTAGGATTAGACTCTTTTCTTATTGTCGCAGTTCCCTTGTTTATTTTGGCAGGGAGAATTATGAATGAGGCAGGAATTACCCCAAGGCTTGTAAAATTATCCTCCTTAGTTATTGGAAATATTAGAGGAGGATTGACTTATATAGTAGTAATAAGTAGTATGTTATTTGCAGGGATTACCGGAGTAGGTTCAGCGGATACTTCTGCTATTGGTTCTATAATGATTCCTGCTATGGAAAGAGAAGGGTATAAAAAAGAATATTCAGCAGCTGTCTGCGCTGCCAGTGGAATCATAGGACCTATTATTCCTCCCAGTGTGGTTATGGTAATTTATGGCTCTATGGCTAATGCATCTATCGCCAGGCTTTTTTTGGGAGGGTTTATTCCTGGAATACTGCTTGGGATTTCCATAATGACTGTAGCTTATTATTATATAAAAAAATATAAACTTCGTAAATCTTCATTGGGATTACCAAAAAATTTGAGGGAATACATAGAAGGAATATTATCTCTTCTTATGCCTTTTATAATTATTGGTGGAATCTTGAGTGGAGCGTTTACCCCTACCGAAGCCGCGGCATTCTCAGTTTTCTATGCCTTAATTTTGGGATTTTTTGTTACAAGAGAATTAAAATTAAATGCCCTTCCAAAAATTCTTTTAGAGTCAGGAATAACATCGGGGAGTATTTTGATGATTATCGGCTGTGCCGCTCTTTTTGGATGGATCCTTGCAAGAGAAGCAATTCCAGAAAAAATTGGGCAATTCATGTTCTATATAACTAATAATAAATATGTTCTTCTTCTTTTAATAAACTTTTTTCTCATATTTTTGGGAACTTTTATGGAAACTCTAGCAGCAGTCATTCTTACTCTTCCCATGCTTCTTCCAATAATTACAAAGATTGGCGTGGATCCGGTACATTTTGGGATCATTATGGCGGTTAATCTTTCTGTGGGACTTATCACTCCTCCTTTAGGAATATGTGCCTTTGTTGCTGCTTCTCTTGCAAAAATATCTTTAGAAAGAATTTCAAAAGCTCTCATACCTTTTATTATTGCTACTGTAGTTATAGTACTTCTTGTAACCTATTTACCTGGATTGGTGCTCTTCTTGCCAAATCTTCTGAGTAGATAAATTATATTTAGAGGAGGTTTTATAGAATGATAAAACTGAGAATAGGAATTATCGGTTGCGGAAGAATATCACAAGCTCACATAGAAGCTGCAAATTATTTAAAAAATGTTGTAGAAATTGTAGCTCTTTCTGATAAATATATAGAAAAAGCTAAAGACGTTGGTTCTAAAATTGGAGTTAATTTTTGCGTGGATGATTATAGGAAACTTTTGGCGAATCCAAAAGTAGATGCAGTAATCATTGCCCTCCCTCATAATCTTCATTATGAAGCTGCTATAGCTTCTGCAAAAGCAAAAAAGCATATTTTATTAGAGAAACCTATGGCATTGAAATATAAAGAAGCTAAAAAAATGGTAACAATAGCAAAAGACAACGATGTTTTCCTAATGATAGGGCATAGCAGAAGATTTTGTGATGCTATACAAATATTAAGAGAAAAAATAAACGAAATAGGCCCCATAATTCGTATATTAATTAATTTCTTGGTATATTTTCCTGAACCACCTACAGAATGGTGGAAATCTCAAGAAGAAACAGGAGATCTTATAACTTATCTTCAAGCAAGTCATTCTATAGACTTTGCTTTATGGATTCTTAATAAAACCCCTATAAGGATTTTCGGTAATACTTTTACCAGAAATAACAAGGGATTTACTATGAAAGATGAAGCAGACATTTTTCTAGAATTTCCTGGGGATATTACTACATCTATTCATCTTTCTCTAAACACTAAACCTCCATTGCATGAATATATTATTGTAGGGGAGAAAGGGAGTTTCCGCCTTATCGAATATCAACTAAAAGAGTCTTTCACCTTTGGATACAAATTAATGCTAAATGAAGAAACTTTATTAGAAGGAGTTCAAATTCCAACAAATTATTCTCTTCAGTTAAAGGAATTTGTAGAGGCAATAAAATTAAGAAGAGTTCCTTTGGCTTCAGGAGAAGAAATACTCCCTCTTGTAAAAGTGTTAGAGAAAATTTCAGAGTCTTCAAAGACAGGAGAAATACTTAATTTATAAAGAGCAAAGAGAGAAAGTATATGGACAATCTGAAGTTTTAGAGGAAATAAGCGAAAAGAAAGTTTCTTTAAGGGAATCCAAGGAAAAGGTAACCACTTATATATTACCCCATCAATAAGAGGTGTTTCATCTTCCAATAACAGAACTTACGAAAAGAATGGAGGTTATTGAGACAACCATCGTTCGTATGTGTAAGAAAATGGGTATTGGGGATTTTAGAAAGGAAAATTATCCTTGACATTGAGAAGGTTAAGGTGTGAAGTTATTTTAAAGCATTATTTTTATCTTCAAAGAAGAGAAAACCTAAATTTGTTATAGTAAAAATGGGGTGAGAACAATGAACAAAATGAAAGCTGTGGTAAAAACAGAGAAAGGTATAGGATTAATTAAGTTAAGAGAAGTTCCTATTCCTGAGCCAAGAGAGGGAGAAGTATTGATAAAAGTTAAAGCAGGAGGGATATGTGGAACTGATATTTATATAAGACATGATGCTTTTCCTTACTATCCCCCTGTAATTTTAGGACATGAGTTTTCAGGAGAGATAGTAGAAATAGGTAAAAATGTAAAAGAATGGAAAGTTGGCGATAGGGTGGTTGTTGAACCCCATTCTAAAGCCTGTGGAGTTTGCGATCTATGCAAAGCTGGTTATAGCCAGATTTGTTCTAATAAACGTTCCCCTGGATGGGGCATAGATGGTGCCTTTGCAGAATATATAAAAATGCCTACTCATCTTCTTCATGAGATTCCCGATTGTATAAGTTTTAAATCTGCTGCAGTAATAGAACCTTTAACTATCATTCTCCATGAAGTGGTAGAAAGAGGAAACATCGAAGCTGGAGATAAAGTAGTAATTTTTGGCGCAGGGCCTATCGGTCTTTTAGCTGCTAAAATCTCTTACCTTTCTGGTGCATCATATGTGATTCTAGTAGGGACAGAT
Coding sequences:
- a CDS encoding Gfo/Idh/MocA family oxidoreductase → MIKLRIGIIGCGRISQAHIEAANYLKNVVEIVALSDKYIEKAKDVGSKIGVNFCVDDYRKLLANPKVDAVIIALPHNLHYEAAIASAKAKKHILLEKPMALKYKEAKKMVTIAKDNDVFLMIGHSRRFCDAIQILREKINEIGPIIRILINFLVYFPEPPTEWWKSQEETGDLITYLQASHSIDFALWILNKTPIRIFGNTFTRNNKGFTMKDEADIFLEFPGDITTSIHLSLNTKPPLHEYIIVGEKGSFRLIEYQLKESFTFGYKLMLNEETLLEGVQIPTNYSLQLKEFVEAIKLRRVPLASGEEILPLVKVLEKISESSKTGEILNL
- a CDS encoding TRAP transporter large permease gives rise to the protein MVALVFLALLSIGVPIAFVLGLTSLFYLIKIDLPLVLIPQRIYVGLDSFLIVAVPLFILAGRIMNEAGITPRLVKLSSLVIGNIRGGLTYIVVISSMLFAGITGVGSADTSAIGSIMIPAMEREGYKKEYSAAVCAASGIIGPIIPPSVVMVIYGSMANASIARLFLGGFIPGILLGISIMTVAYYYIKKYKLRKSSLGLPKNLREYIEGILSLLMPFIIIGGILSGAFTPTEAAAFSVFYALILGFFVTRELKLNALPKILLESGITSGSILMIIGCAALFGWILAREAIPEKIGQFMFYITNNKYVLLLLINFFLIFLGTFMETLAAVILTLPMLLPIITKIGVDPVHFGIIMAVNLSVGLITPPLGICAFVAASLAKISLERISKALIPFIIATVVIVLLVTYLPGLVLFLPNLLSR
- a CDS encoding TRAP transporter small permease subunit, whose product is MLFSFLIRLYKFLQKTINYFVILFFAIIVIIINFQIFFRYILKQPLFWSMEIAQLAFIYLAIFGGGLALVNNEFTKVEFFLNLTSKRVVKILDILVNILIFIFFIIAGYKSEELIHQAKITVNVTPALAIPMDSIYRILQIGFYIFAFFALTKVFILISEKKIKEA
- a CDS encoding TRAP transporter substrate-binding protein, which encodes MLRKILFVFIVLTLVTTSAFAVSVTELKYGHANAITYPYHLAGEAFAKFLNGESKGNLTVKIYPLGQLGGEKDITEGLQLGTVDFQGSSIGVTATFVPILDILNLPFLFKGPDHFIKVMDSSPGKALLAKAQEQGEKVGLKILAIAGPMFRVPMNDIHPIEKLEDFKGLRVRTMQVPMHMSAYKALGATPVPLAFGELYTALQTGVVDGNENGPATLAAMLFYEVQKYVSYLPVLSNGGIFLMSLKTWDKLDESQQKLVSDGVKAWIKSMNDEGLKQDREALKFMEEKGTVISYPEDLTTFIEASKPVYDEFFANSPEEWTQIVKDIQALE
- a CDS encoding IclR family transcriptional regulator; translated protein: VIAAISISSPIFRVDKKAQNNLKEALIETSAKISKQLGYNGTLQKRGGGK